The Pseudonocardia sp. HH130630-07 DNA window CCGGGCCGCGGCCTCGGCGTAGAGCCGGGCCGCCGTCGCCGGATCGCCGTCCTGTTCGTGCAGGTAGGCGGCCACCGCGGTGTAGCGCGGCAGCGTGTCGGCCAGCTCGGCCAGCGCGGCCAGGCCGGCCCGCGGCCCGTCGGCCTCCCCCACGGCGACCGCCCGGTTGAGCCGGACGACCGGGCTCCCGGTCAGGCCGACCAGCTCGTCGTACCACTCGACGATCTGCACCCAGTCGGTCTCCGCGGCGGTACGGGCGTCCGCGTGCAGCGCGGCGACGGCGGCCTGCGCCTGGAACTCCCCCAGCCGGTCCCGGGCCAGCGCCGCCTGCAGGATCGTGACGCCCTCGGCGATCGCACCGGTGTCCCACAGCGTCCGGTCCTGCTCGGCGAGCGGTACCAGCGTGCCGTCCGCCGTGCGCCGGGCCGGTCGGCGCGCGTGGTGCAGCAGCATCAGCGCGAGCAGTCCGCCGACCTCCGGATGGTCGACGACGGCGGCGAGCCGGCGGGTGAGCCGGACGGCCTCCGCCGACAGGTCGACGTCACCCGAGTAGCCCTCGTTGAAGACCAGGTACAGCACCCGCAGCACGGTGGCGACGTCGCCGGGCCGGTCGAACCGCACGTCGGCGACGGTGCGCTTGGCCCGGCTGATCCGCTGCGCCATCGTCGGCTCCGGCACCAGGTACGCCTCGGCGATCTGACGGGTGGTCAGGCCGCCGACCGCGCGGAGCGTCAGCGCGACCGCCGACGACGGTGTCAACGACGGGTGCGCACACAGGAAGAACAGCTCCAGCGTGTCGTCCTCGCCCGCCGCCGGGCCCGGCTCCGGTTCGGCGTCGACCAGCTCCTCGCGCCGGCGCCGGGACGTCTCGGACCGGTTCGCGTCGAGGAACCGGCGCCAGGCGACCGTGACGAGCCAGCCCTTCGGGTCCCGCGGCGGGTCGTCGGGCCAGGTGCGGACCGCCTCGACGACCGCGTCCTGGACCGCGTCCTCGGCCGCCGCGAAGCCCGCTCCGCGACGGCCGAGGATCCCGAGCACCTCCGGGACGAGCCCCCGGAGCAATGACTCGTCGATCACGGACGGTCAGTCCGTCACCGCGGGCGGCGCGGTCAGGAACGGCCGCAGCTCCAGCCACTCGTGGATCGGCTTCCCACCGGCCCCGGGCGCCGCCGACAGCTCCCCGGCCAGCTCGACCGCGCGGTCGTAGTCGTCCACGTCGATGATCATCCAGCCGGCGATGAGGTCCTTGGTCTCGGCGAACGGGCCGTCGGTGACCGGCGGGCGTCCCTCGCCGTCGTAGCGGACGAACGTGCCGTCGGGCGAGAGCGCCTGGCCGTCGACGAACTCGCCGGTCCCCCGCAGCTTCTCGGCGAAGTCCTCCATGTACTGCACGTGGGCCGTGACCTCGTCCGGTGCCCAGTGGGCCATCGGGACGTCGTTCACCGCTGCCGGGGCGCCGCGGTAGTGCTTGAGCAGCAGGTACTTGGCCATCGTGGTCTCCTCGCCTGTGGTGCGACCCATTCTGGTCGCTCGCACACCGGGGACGGAGCCGCGCGCCGCTTCTCGACACGGCCGCCGGATATTTCTTCCGACGGATTCTCAGCCCACGAGCATCGGCGGCACGATGTAGATCAGCTCGAAGGCCTCGTAGACCGCGCCGACCACGAACAGGGCCAGCGCGGGCAGGCTGATCCAGCCCACCTGCCGGAGCCCGCGCAGGTACCCACGGCGACGGGTGTCGGCCCCGACCGACTGCGGCCGCAGCCACGCCCTCCCGAGCAGGTACGCGGCGAACATGACCAGGACGTAGGCCTGGAACTCGATCAGGATCGTCAGCGAGTGCGGGATCAGGGTCGTCATCAGCACGTCGTTGACCGGGGCGAGTGCGATCCCCAGCCCGTACGCCTTGTAGCCGGCGAGCGCGATCCCGAGGAACGGCACGACCAGCGACGGCAGCAGGATCATCGGCAGCGCGACCGTGCCGACGTTGACCGCGAAGATCGTCGCGGCGAACAGCCAGACGTTGCTGAGCAGCGACATCACCAGGTCCGTCGTGCCGTCCGCGTTCAGGGTGGCCTCGTTCGCGGCGGTCAGGTGCGGGAACGCCAGGCCCACCCCCATGCCGACGAGGGCGACGCCGTACATGACCGCGTTCATGACGAGGTAGGCGCCGAGGTTCGCGCGGACGAGCTGGAGGGTCGGGCGGAGCAGTCGCATGGGGTCATCCCGGTGGTCGGATCAGCGGTACCTACCGGACGGTAGGGAGTCCGCCCGGCTGTCGTGATCGGCCGGTCGAACCGGCTTTCCCGACCGAAGTCGGACGCCGGGACCTCGTGCGGCGGAGTCTCTCTCGTTGACAATTGGAGACAATCTCCATATAAGTGAAGTGGAGACAGTCTCCAGATGCGAGTGGGGTGCAGCGTGAAGATCCTGATGTTCGGCCGCGGCGTGATCGCCTCCGTGTACGGCCACGTGCTCGAACGGGCCGGCCACGAGGTCGAGTACTACGTCCGGCCGGGGCGCGCCGCGGCGTACGGGAGCACGATCGACGTCGAGCTGACCGATCTGCGGAGCAGGCCGTGGGGACAGCGCGTCGTCGGCCGGTGGCCGGTGCACTGTCGCGAGGAGCTCGACGCCGACCACGACTTCGAGCTGATCGTGCTGAGCGTGGGGCACCACCAGCTCGCCGGGGCCGCCGCGTTCCTGGCTCCGCGGATCGGGGACGCGACCGTGCTGGTCTTCGGCAACGTCTGGGCCGAGCCACTGGTCGCGATCGGCGATCTCCCGGCCGACCGGGTCGCCTGGGGCTTCCCGCAGGCGGGCGGCGGGATCGGTTCCGACGGCGTGCTGCGGGCCGCCCTGATGCGCCCGGTCCTCTTCGGCACCCTCGACGGGCCGGCCACCGCCCGCGAACTGGCCGTCCGCCGGACCTTCCGGGAGGCCGGGCTGACGATCCGCGAGCAGCCCGACTTCCGCGGGTGGCTGTGGCTCCACGTCATCTCGGACGCGGGCCTGTTCTCCCAGGCGTTGCGCCGGGGCACGATGGCCGACCTGGTCGGGGCACCGGGAGCCCTGCGCGAGGCGATGCTGGTCGCCCGGGAACTGCTGCCCCTCGTCGAGCGGCGCGGGGTCGACCTCGGCCGGCACCGTCGCACGCTCCTGCGGTTCCGGGCCCCGGTGTGGCTGACCGGTTCCGCGCTGGCGCTGGTGACGGCCGTCGTCCCGCTCGCGCGCCGCAACGTCGAGGCGCACGACGATCCCGCGGCCGAGGAGCCGCGGGCGGTCTGCCGGGACGTGCTCGCCGAGGCCCGTCGACTCGGTGTCGCGACACCCCGGCTCGACGCGGCCGAGCCGCATTTCGCACCGACGCGAACCCGTTGAACCGCACCCGAGGAGAGGAACGGACATGACAGCTGTCGAGGACTTCCCCCAGGCCCGTACCTGCCCGTTCGCTCCGCCGCCGGCGTACGCGCGGATCCGCGAGGAGGACCCGGTCTGCCGGGTCCGGCTCCCGGACGGCGGGTACGCCTGGGTGGTCAGCCGCCACTCCGACGTGCGTACCGTCCTCAACGACCGGCGGTTCAGCTCCGACCGCAGGCATCCGCGATTCCCGGAGCTGGTGGAGGGCGGGGCCGCGGCCAAGCGTGCCGACGACGAGCCCACGCTCCTCCACATGGACTCGCCCGAGCACGCGACGGCCCGCAAGGCGGTGCTGGGAGAGTTCACCCTGCGCCGGACCGAGGCGCTGCGGCCGCGGATCCAGGAGATCGTCGACGAACGGGTCGGCGCGATGCTGGCGGGGCCCCGGCCGGCCGATCTGGTCGCGGAGCTGTCGTTGCCGGTCCCGTCACTGGTGATCTGCGAACTGCTCGGTGTGCCCTACTCCGCGCACGCGTTCTTCCAGGAACGGTCGTCCACACTGATCGCCCGGGACACACCCCCTGAGGGACGTCTCGCCGCGGTTCTCGCCCTGCGTGGCTACCTGGGCGAGCTGATCGCGGAGAAGGAGACCGACCCGTCCGACGATCTGCTCGGGCGCCAGATCGGCGCGTTGCGCACGACGGGCGCCTACCGGCGGGCCGCTCTCGTGGAAATGGCGCTCCTGCTGCTGGTGGCCGGGCACGAGACGACGGCGAACATGATCTCGCTCTCGACGGTGGCGTTCCTGCGTGACCCCGGGCAACTCGCGTCGATCCGGGCCGATCCGGGGCGGACCCTCGCCGCGGTCGAGGAGATGCTGCGGTACTTCACGATCGTCGACGCGGCGACGGCACGACTGTGCGTCGAGGACGCCGAGATCGGCGGGCAGCTGATCCGCGCGGGTGAGGGGGTCCTGGCGCTGACGTACTCGGCGAACCGCGACCCGCGGGTGTTCGACGAGCCCGACGAGCTGGACATCGGGCGCGGCGGCCGCCATCACGTCGCGTTCGGGTTCGGGCCGCACCGTGTTCGACACGCTGTTCCGCCGCATCCCCACGCTCGCCCTCGCCACCGGCGTCGACGACCTGCCCTTCAAGGACGACGCGACCATCTTCGGGCTGCACCGGCTCCCGGTGACCTGGTGACGGCGCTGTCCCCACGGCCGGGGAACTGGGGCACGATGAGCGGACGATCTCCACCCTCGACGTGAGGTGCCGCGTGACCACCGACAGGCCGCTGCGTGCCGACGCCCGGCGCAACCGCGAGGCGATCGTCGCCGCAGCCCGGGAGGTCTTCGACGCCGGCCGGTTCTTCGACGTGCGATTCGACGACCTGGCCGGTCTGGCCGGAGTGGGCACCGGCACGCTCTACCGGAACTTCCCCACCCGCGAGGCACTGGCCGAGGCGGTCTACCACTCGGAGATCACCACTCTGAGCGACCGCGCACGGCACCTCCGGGCGACCCGCACCGCGAGCGAGGCACTGACGGTCTTCCTGCGGGACATGATCGACCACATCGACGCGCACCAGGGCCTCGCCCGGACACTGGCGACCCTCATGTCGGCGGGTACCGGCGACATCACCGCGAGCGGGCACGAACTCGAAAACGCCGTGGCCGAGCTGGTGGCCGCGGGCGTGGCGGAGGGCTCCCTGCGTGACGACGTCGGCACCGGGGCCGTGATGATGGCGCTGCACGGCATCGGTGCCGCCCATGCTCGTCCCGGGTGGCGGGCGGAGGCCGACGGCGTCGTGACCCTGCTGCTGGACGGCCTGCGCCGGAACCGGTGACCCGGGGAGGGAGCATCACCGCCGGCGGTGCTCACCACCGTTGACCGCCAGTACCTGGCCGGTGATCTGCCGGGCGCCCGGCGAGGCGAGGAACTCCGCGGCCGCGGCGACGTCGTCGGGCAGGCTCGCCCGGCGGGTCGCGGCCGCGGCGACGAGGGCGGCACGACGGTCGTCGTCGAGGTGGTCACCGAAGAACTCCGTACCGGCGACGTAGCCGGGGGCCAGCGTGTTGACCGTGACGTCCGCCGGGCCGAGCTGTCCGGCGAGATCGACGGTCCAGCAGGCCAGCGCGGCCTTCGCCGCCCCGTAGGAGCCGGCGCCCTTGTCCGCGGCGATCGACCCGACGTTGACGACCGTCCCGCCCGGCCGCAACCGGTCCCGCACGGCCGTCGTGGCCAGGACCGCGGAGAGCAGGTTCGCGTCGAGGTTCGCCCGCCAGCTCCGCGCGACACCGGCGAGATCGTCCCCCGGTCCGCCGCCGGAGAGGTCGGTGTTGCCACCGGCGTTGTTGACCAGCACGTCGACGACGTCGGGCAACACGGCCCGGCCGACCGCCTCCGGGTCGGTGAGATCGACGGGCACCGCGACGGCACGGTCGCCCAGCTCCCCGGCCAGGTCGTGCAGCGGCCCGGGCCGGCGGCCGATGAGCGTGACGTGCGCGCCACCCCCGTGCAACCGTCGCGCGGTCGCCCGGCCGATCCCCGTACCCGCTCCCGTGACGACGACGTTCCGCATGACTGTCCTCCCGTGGTGGTGTCCGGTACAGGAGCGAGACTTCCGCGCCGGACGGGTGTCATCCGGATTCGTAGGAGGATCTGCCGTATTGATGCCAGAATCAGATGAGTGGAGACCCGTCGACTGCGCGCGGTGCTGGCGGTCGCCGAGCACGGCCACTTCGGCCGCGCGGCGACGGCGCTCGGGGTCGGTCAGCCGCGGATCAGCCGGCTCGTTCGCGAGGCCGAGGACGAGCTCGGTGTGGCCCTGTTCGAGCGTGACACCCGCACCGTCGTCCTCACCGCGGCCGGGACCGCCTACGTCGACGAGGCCGGCCCGGCACTCGTTCGGTTGGATGCCGCCGCCGAGCGGGCCAGGGCCGTCGGCCGCGGTGACGCCGGGGCGGTGACCGTCGGCACGGTCGGGTCCGCCCTCACCCCACCCTTGCCCCGGCTCCTGCGGACCTTCCGCGAGCGCTGCCCGGCCGTCACCTGCTCGATCGCCGAGCTGACGACGACCGAGCAGGTGGAGCGCCTGCGGGCCGGGACCCTCGACGTCGGCTTCCTCCGGCCCCCGCTGCCCGCACCCGCCGCGGACGAGCTGACGCTCCTGACGGTCCTGCGGGAGCCCCTGGTCTCGGTGCTCCCGCCGGGACACCGGCTCGCCGCACGCACCCGGATCCCGATCGCCGCACTGGCCGACGACCCGTTCGTCCGCAATCCGCGGCGGCTCGGTCCCGGCCTGCACGAGACCATCACGTCGCTGTGCCGGGCGGCCGGATTCCTGCCCCGCACCGTGCAGGAGGCCACCGACATGCAGACCGTGTTGGGGCTCGTCGCCGCCGGTTACGGCGTCGCGGTCGTACCGCGGTCCAGCGCGAGCGGATGTCCCGACGGCGTCGGACGGGTCGAGCTGACGGCCGGCCCGACGATCGAGCTGGCCCTCGCCCACGTCGAGCCGATCACGTCGCCCGCGGCGGCCCGGCTCGTCGCGCTCGCCCGTGACCTGGACACGAGCCGCGACCGGCTGCTCAGGAACCCGGGCCCGGCGCGGTCTCCGTCGCCGGTCCGTCGGCGGAGACCGCCACGGTGGTGAGGAGCGGGGCGGATGCCCCCGTGCACGAGAAAGACCCCGCCGAGAGATCCCGACGGGGTCATTATCCTGGTGGAGACGAGGGGAATCGAACCCCTAACCCCCGCCTTGCAAAGGAACGGGCTCGTGTGAGCTGCGTTGCATCCGGCAGCTCAGGGGCTCGTCGAGTCTTCACACGTTGGCTTCTCTGGCATCCGATGTGTGCCGTTGGATGCCGAAGTGGATGCCAACGCATCTACACGAGCGTAGGGCGTCTACCCCCCGACCTACTACCTGCAAGGCTGTCCACGGCGGTTACATCGTGCTCCGACCTGCCAAACCATCCACGCGGAGCGTCCCCCATGCGCACCTGGACCCACGATGCGCAGGACGAACGGGTCACGCGGGGTGTCACGACAGCCGGACCGCGATAACGAGCGCCAGCCGCTTCGACCACCAGGCTGGCCGTCGCGGCGCTCGACACTGCGTGGCACAGTCGCTGCTCGTGGGCGTCCCGAACCTGATCTACGGCACAAACCTCGGCTGTGTAGCCGGGATCGGCCATAGCAGCCGCGCAATGCTCTGGGACTGCCCAGAGTTCGAGTAGCACGCAGCGGAGACGTGATCCACCTAGGGTGTGTCTCCCAATGCGCGGAGCCAGGTGACGATCGCCTTCAGGACGGCGCCGCCGCGGAAGGTCAGGGCGAGCTTGTCGTAACGGGTGGCCAGCCCGCGCCACTGCTTGACGTGGCAGAACCCGCACTCGACGACGTTGCGGTTTCGGTAGTCGACCGGATCGAATGCGGGCGGTCGGCCGCCGCGTGAGCCCCGTCGTTTGCGGTGTCCCTGCTGGTCAGAGGGCTCCGGAATGACAGCGATGATCCGGCGCTCGCGCAGGTGCCGGCGGATCGCGCGTGAGGAGTAGGCCTTGTCCGCGCGCACGCGTTCGGGCCGGGTCCGGGGTCGTCCCGGGCCCGGTCGGGCGATGCTCAGGCGCGCCATCAGGTGCGGAAACATTGGCGAGTCGCCGCCCTGGCCGGGGCCGAGGAGGACCACCAGCGGGCGGCCGTGCCCGTCAACGAGCTGGTGGATCTTCGTCGACAGCCCTCCGCGGGACCGTCCCAGCGCGTGATCTGCTGGTTCGGCGAGCAGATTCGTGTAGTTCGATCCGGCCCCCTGTGTCGCGCTTGAGGGTCGCGGCGTGCTGGTGGGCACGGATGATCGTGGAGTCCACGCTGACCGCCCACCCGAGCACCTCGGCGGCGTCGGCCTCGACCAGAAGAGCAGCCAGGATGTGGTCCCAGGTGCCGTCGCCGCTGTAGCGGCGGTGCCGCTTCCACAACGTCTGCCACGGCCCGAACTCGGCTGGGACGTCGCGCCAGGGAAGCCCGCACCGATACCGGTAGATGATCCCCTCGATCACCCGGCGGTCATCGCGGAACGGGCACCCGCGACGACCCTCGGAGGAGGGCAACAGCGGCGCCAGACGGGCCCACTGGGCATCAGTCAGGACAGCGGTACGCGGCACCGATCAAGCATCGCGCACCCCGCTCCGCCTATCTGGGAGACACGCCCTAGCGGTGACAACTTTCCCTACGCCTTCAAGCCGGGCCGGACGGGCGGCGTCGCTGCCGCCCGCCTCCTGCCTCCGGTCCGGCGGCCGGCGCGCGCACGCCCCGCCTCCGCTCTGACCCGAATCCGCGAGTAGGCTATGAGCTGATCTTGGTCGGCCAAAGTTGATGTTGCTTGGGTCGGGAGTGGGGTGGTGGGCAAGCGGGCGGCCCGAGTGTCGCCTCGGGTGGCGGGTTCCTGTGCTGGTCGGGGCCGGTGCGGCCGGGTCAGGACGGAGCGGGCAGGGCGCGGACGCGGGCGAGGACCTCGGCGAGTAGGTGCTCGCCGGGTGGTAGGCGCAGGGTGAGGCCGCGGGCGTGGCGCACGAGGCGGGCGGGGATGGTGATCAGCCGCCGGCGCAGGGTGGCGATCATGGCCTGGCCGCCGCGGACGCCGTGCCCGACCAGGCGCCCGTCGCGGGTGCGGGCGGTGAGGTGGTGCAGCCACCCGCTGGTGGTGGCGGCCAGGAGTGCGCCCCACATCCAGGCTCGGTTCACCGCGAGGTGTCCGGAGGGGAGGTGGCGCAGCGCGGCGCCGTGCTTGGTGTCGCGGAACAGGTTCTCCACCTTCGTGCGGTGGCGGTACCAGTACTCGGCCTGCGCGGCTGCGGCAGGTGTGGAGACGTCGAGGTTGGTCACGATGAACGAGTAGGCGAACACCCCGTCGACCTTGGCCACCGTAGCGAGGTCGTCG harbors:
- a CDS encoding TetR/AcrR family transcriptional regulator; this encodes MTTDRPLRADARRNREAIVAAAREVFDAGRFFDVRFDDLAGLAGVGTGTLYRNFPTREALAEAVYHSEITTLSDRARHLRATRTASEALTVFLRDMIDHIDAHQGLARTLATLMSAGTGDITASGHELENAVAELVAAGVAEGSLRDDVGTGAVMMALHGIGAAHARPGWRAEADGVVTLLLDGLRRNR
- a CDS encoding IS5 family transposase, encoding MLAEPADHALGRSRGGLSTKIHQLVDGHGRPLVVLLGPGQGGDSPMFPHLMARLSIARPGPGRPRTRPERVRADKAYSSRAIRRHLRERRIIAVIPEPSDQQGHRKRRGSRGGRPPAFDPVDYRNRNVVECGFCHVKQWRGLATRYDKLALTFRGGAVLKAIVTWLRALGDTP
- a CDS encoding IS5 family transposase → MPRTAVLTDAQWARLAPLLPSSEGRRGCPFRDDRRVIEGIIYRYRCGLPWRDVPAEFGPWQTLWKRHRRYSGDGTWDHILAALLVEADAAEVLGWAVSVDSTIIRAHQHAATLKRDTGGRIELHESARRTSRSRAGTVPRRAVDEDPPAR
- a CDS encoding ketopantoate reductase family protein — translated: MKILMFGRGVIASVYGHVLERAGHEVEYYVRPGRAAAYGSTIDVELTDLRSRPWGQRVVGRWPVHCREELDADHDFELIVLSVGHHQLAGAAAFLAPRIGDATVLVFGNVWAEPLVAIGDLPADRVAWGFPQAGGGIGSDGVLRAALMRPVLFGTLDGPATARELAVRRTFREAGLTIREQPDFRGWLWLHVISDAGLFSQALRRGTMADLVGAPGALREAMLVARELLPLVERRGVDLGRHRRTLLRFRAPVWLTGSALALVTAVVPLARRNVEAHDDPAAEEPRAVCRDVLAEARRLGVATPRLDAAEPHFAPTRTR
- a CDS encoding LysR family transcriptional regulator; the protein is METRRLRAVLAVAEHGHFGRAATALGVGQPRISRLVREAEDELGVALFERDTRTVVLTAAGTAYVDEAGPALVRLDAAAERARAVGRGDAGAVTVGTVGSALTPPLPRLLRTFRERCPAVTCSIAELTTTEQVERLRAGTLDVGFLRPPLPAPAADELTLLTVLREPLVSVLPPGHRLAARTRIPIAALADDPFVRNPRRLGPGLHETITSLCRAAGFLPRTVQEATDMQTVLGLVAAGYGVAVVPRSSASGCPDGVGRVELTAGPTIELALAHVEPITSPAAARLVALARDLDTSRDRLLRNPGPARSPSPVRRRRPPRW
- a CDS encoding stage II sporulation protein M, translating into MRLLRPTLQLVRANLGAYLVMNAVMYGVALVGMGVGLAFPHLTAANEATLNADGTTDLVMSLLSNVWLFAATIFAVNVGTVALPMILLPSLVVPFLGIALAGYKAYGLGIALAPVNDVLMTTLIPHSLTILIEFQAYVLVMFAAYLLGRAWLRPQSVGADTRRRGYLRGLRQVGWISLPALALFVVGAVYEAFELIYIVPPMLVG
- a CDS encoding RNA polymerase sigma factor, which translates into the protein MDESLLRGLVPEVLGILGRRGAGFAAAEDAVQDAVVEAVRTWPDDPPRDPKGWLVTVAWRRFLDANRSETSRRRREELVDAEPEPGPAAGEDDTLELFFLCAHPSLTPSSAVALTLRAVGGLTTRQIAEAYLVPEPTMAQRISRAKRTVADVRFDRPGDVATVLRVLYLVFNEGYSGDVDLSAEAVRLTRRLAAVVDHPEVGGLLALMLLHHARRPARRTADGTLVPLAEQDRTLWDTGAIAEGVTILQAALARDRLGEFQAQAAVAALHADARTAAETDWVQIVEWYDELVGLTGSPVVRLNRAVAVGEADGPRAGLAALAELADTLPRYTAVAAYLHEQDGDPATAARLYAEAAARASNAPERDHLVRQAARLNAR
- a CDS encoding SDR family NAD(P)-dependent oxidoreductase: MRNVVVTGAGTGIGRATARRLHGGGAHVTLIGRRPGPLHDLAGELGDRAVAVPVDLTDPEAVGRAVLPDVVDVLVNNAGGNTDLSGGGPGDDLAGVARSWRANLDANLLSAVLATTAVRDRLRPGGTVVNVGSIAADKGAGSYGAAKAALACWTVDLAGQLGPADVTVNTLAPGYVAGTEFFGDHLDDDRRAALVAAAATRRASLPDDVAAAAEFLASPGARQITGQVLAVNGGEHRRR
- a CDS encoding YciI family protein; translated protein: MAKYLLLKHYRGAPAAVNDVPMAHWAPDEVTAHVQYMEDFAEKLRGTGEFVDGQALSPDGTFVRYDGEGRPPVTDGPFAETKDLIAGWMIIDVDDYDRAVELAGELSAAPGAGGKPIHEWLELRPFLTAPPAVTD